In Candidatus Cloacimonadota bacterium, the following proteins share a genomic window:
- a CDS encoding sugar transferase: MCVLRGRFLALGSKWEKDKLGKWGFFLLDILIVLFSFLFVAKMRNGTRVIIANYWRSLIPFTIIWIGSGVWGLKYSLKTIDNGAELLRRMFKCNTVAILGILILMYIFGKFHYSRYIVLGTILTVGAIELFIFIGLYYAFRFRKENSAFASTRLLTRSKEMENLQSPKFYLEEQLQIPTISSEAYIPPFATAIPEDSIMVALFKDYLGENNELLSFINDFVDISRFSRAKTLVLDSETLFNIQNEPESSRHLFINLHKINDFRRLNAYFIRVNQMLAPGGVFICKGQTITERKHDYYQRFTPYLGRVLYFLDFLFRRVMPKLPVLQGWYFALTKGHNRALSETEIMGRLYFCGFDLIHKREIGGMMHFILRKSREPKEDTNPTYGPLIRLKRKGLNGNTIYVKKFRTMHPYSEYLQAYVHATNNLQEGGKFKDDFRVTSWGKIMRKLWIDELPQFLNFFAGELSLVGVRALSEHYFSLYPPDMQELRLKVKPGLLPPFYADMPGTFDEIVESERRYLMQKLEKPLATDWKYFWKGVWNILVKRARSN, encoded by the coding sequence GGGAGTAAATGGGAGAAAGATAAGCTTGGGAAATGGGGTTTTTTCTTATTGGACATCCTCATTGTGCTGTTTTCCTTTCTATTTGTCGCAAAGATGCGCAATGGGACTCGAGTGATTATCGCAAATTACTGGCGTTCGCTGATCCCCTTTACCATCATCTGGATAGGTTCTGGCGTGTGGGGCTTGAAATACTCGCTGAAGACCATCGACAACGGCGCTGAACTGCTGAGGCGTATGTTCAAGTGCAATACCGTAGCCATTTTGGGTATCTTGATCCTGATGTACATATTCGGCAAATTTCACTATTCCAGATACATCGTATTGGGCACCATCCTCACTGTGGGGGCGATCGAGCTCTTTATCTTTATCGGATTGTACTACGCATTCCGCTTTCGCAAAGAAAATAGCGCTTTTGCCTCCACCAGGCTGCTTACCCGCTCCAAAGAGATGGAAAACTTGCAAAGCCCGAAGTTCTACCTGGAAGAGCAGCTACAGATCCCGACGATCTCCAGTGAAGCTTATATCCCGCCCTTTGCCACCGCCATTCCCGAGGACAGCATCATGGTGGCACTATTCAAGGACTATCTGGGCGAGAATAATGAGTTACTGAGCTTCATTAATGACTTTGTGGATATCAGCCGCTTCAGCCGGGCAAAGACTTTGGTGCTGGATAGCGAAACTCTCTTCAATATCCAAAATGAACCGGAGAGCAGCCGTCATCTATTCATAAATTTGCACAAGATCAACGATTTTCGGCGCTTGAACGCTTATTTCATCCGGGTGAATCAAATGCTGGCACCGGGTGGAGTATTCATCTGCAAAGGACAGACCATCACCGAGCGAAAGCACGACTATTACCAGCGATTCACACCATATCTGGGCAGAGTGTTATACTTCCTGGATTTCCTCTTCAGACGTGTGATGCCGAAGCTGCCGGTCTTGCAAGGCTGGTATTTCGCATTGACCAAGGGGCACAACCGCGCGTTATCGGAGACGGAGATTATGGGGCGCCTCTATTTTTGCGGATTTGACCTGATTCACAAGCGCGAAATTGGTGGCATGATGCACTTTATCCTGCGAAAAAGCCGAGAGCCCAAGGAAGACACAAATCCCACCTACGGACCTTTGATCCGCCTGAAGCGTAAGGGGTTGAACGGGAATACGATATATGTAAAGAAATTTCGCACAATGCACCCCTATAGCGAGTATCTGCAAGCATATGTGCATGCAACGAACAATCTGCAGGAAGGCGGTAAATTCAAGGACGATTTCCGGGTGACATCCTGGGGTAAGATCATGCGCAAGCTGTGGATAGATGAACTACCGCAGTTCCTGAATTTCTTTGCTGGAGAGCTATCTCTGGTGGGAGTGCGAGCGCTTAGTGAGCATTACTTTAGCCTCTACCCACCTGATATGCAAGAGCTAAGGCTTAAGGTTAAACCGGGGCTGCTACCACCCTTCTATGCTGATATGCCCGGTACCTTCGATGAGATAGTGGAGTCTGAACGCCGCTACCTGATGCAAAAGCTTGAAAAGCCACTGGCGACAGACTGGAAGTACTTCTGGAAGGGTGTGTGGAATATACTGGTAAAGAGGGCAAGATCGAACTAA